One Rissa tridactyla isolate bRisTri1 chromosome 1, bRisTri1.patW.cur.20221130, whole genome shotgun sequence DNA segment encodes these proteins:
- the PANX2 gene encoding pannexin-2 isoform X2, translating to MHSSDFSLCYTEEPIYCYTPHNFTRDQALYARGYCWTELKDALPGVDASHWPSLFEHKFLPYALLAFAGIMYIPALGWEFLASTRLTSELNFLLQEIDNCYHRAAEGRAPKIEKQIQSKGPGITEREKREIIENAEKEKSPEQNLFEKYLERRGRSNFLAKLYLARHLFIIFLSIIPITYLSTYYATQKQNEFTCALGEPPDKTSSSKLHIRVNCKLPSVQLQRIIAGVDIVLLCFMNLIILINLIHLFIFRKSNFIFDKLNKVGIKTKKQWQKSQFCDINILAMFCNENRDHIKSLNRLDFITNESDLMYDNVVRQLLAALAQSNHDATPTMRDSGIQTIDPSVDPADIDANEQLIIKRPRKKMKWIPTTNPLPQPFKEQLAIMKVENHKPDKPKPVRRKTATDSLIAPLLESAAKTSQQSSTHKTEQNAMPSTSSEKKHTRHFSLDVHPYILSSKKPKPEIQAIPSMPTSKSQEGGFLNQEENVVVHVTSSLKDTPHPAKEILYSSETCRTVPAAGTFVTCNHNHIATTTAATSMTLNQVKPEPTPALNCNPAHPLLHINTLYEDHEEEVSNIIDNGIHSPTDTGEILSIPTPKQIRLATFDEPMAIVSSVEY from the exons ATGCACAGCAGTGACTTTTCTCTCTGTTATACAGAGGAGCCAATATACTGTTACACACCACACAACTTCACCCGCGATCAAGCCTTGTATGCCAGAGGATATTGTTGGACAGAATTAAAAGATGCCTTGCCAGGAGTTGATGCCAGCCACTGGCCCTCCTTGTTTGAGCATAAGTTCCTACCTTATGCACTGCTGGCTTTTGCTGGGATAATGTACATTCCAGCTCTGGGCTGGGAGTTTCTGGCCTCCACCCGACTGACTTCAGAGCTTAATTTTTTGCTTCAGGAGATCGATAACTGCTACCACCGTGCAGCTGAAGGGCGGGCACCAAAAATAGAGAAACAGATTCAGTCCAAAGGCCCGGGGATCAccgagagagagaagagagaaatcaTTGAGAATgcggagaaggaaaaaagccctgAACAGAACTTGTTTGAGAAATACCTGGAAAGAAGAGGACGAAGTAACTTTTTAGCTAAGCTTTATCTTGCGAGACATTTGTTCATCATCTTTTTGAGCATCATACCAATTACATACTTATCCACCTACTATGCtacacagaagcaaaatgaatttACATGTGCATTAGGAGAGCCTCCAGACAAAACGAGCAGCTCCAAATTGCACATCAGAGTCAACTGTAAACTGCCATCTGTCCAGCTCCAGCGGATTATTGCTGGTGTAGATATCGTTCTCCTCTGCTTTATGAACTTGATAATCCTCATCAACTTAATTCACCTCTTCATATTTCGCAAGTCCAATTTCATATTTGATAAACTGAACAAAGTTGGAATAAAGACCAAGAAACAGTGGCAGAAGTCCCAGTTTTGTGACATCAATATTTTGGCCATGTTTTGTAATGAAAATCGGGACCACATAAAATCATTGAACCGTCTGGATTTTATTACAAATGAAAGCGATCTGATGTATGACAATGTGGTACGCCAGCTGCTTGCAGCATTGGCCCAGTCCAATCATGATGCCACTCCAACCATGCGTGACTCAGGGATCCAAACGATAGACCCAAGTGTTGATCCAGCAGACATTGATGCTAACGAGCAGCTCATCATTAAGAGACCAAGGAAGAAGATGAAATGGATCCCGACTACCAATCCCCTTCCTCAGCCATTCAAGGAACAGTTAGCCATTATGAAGGTTGAAAACCATAAACCTGACAAACCCAAGCCCGTGCGGAGAAAAACAGCAACGGACAGCCTTATAGCTCCTTTGTTAGAGTCCGCTGCAAAAACCTCACAGCAATCGTCCACTCATAAAACCGAACAAAACGCTATGCCAAGCacaagcagtgaaaaaaaacacacgCGACACTTTTCCTTGGATGTTCATCCATATATACTTAGTAGCAAAAAACCCAAGCCGGAGATTCAAGCCATCCCCTCGATGCCTACGTCTAAAAGCCAAGAAGGTGGATTTTTAAACCAGGAAGAGAATGTCGTAGTACACGTTACCTCCTCTCTCAAAG acaCCCCTCACCCTGCTAAAGAGATCCTGTACTCATCTGAGACATGCAGAactgtgcctgctgctgggacTTTTGTCACGTGTAACCACAACCATATAGCCACAACCACTGCTGCAACGAGTATGACTTTGAACCAAGTCAAACCCGAGCCCACACCTGCACTGAACTGCAACCCAGCCCACCCTTTGCTGCACATCAACACGCTGTATGAGGATCACGAGGAGGAAGTTTCAAACATAATAGACAATGGTATTCACTCACCAACTGACACTGGGGAGATTCTCTCCATCCCTACCCCAAAGCAGATAAGGTTGGCGACATTTGATGAGCCAATGGCAATAGTGAGCTCGGTGGAGTACTGA
- the PANX2 gene encoding pannexin-2 isoform X1 encodes MQHIIDNHPDMATALLAGEKLKELILPGQQDDKAGALAALLLQLKLELPFDRVVTIGTVLIPILLVTLVFTKNFAEEPIYCYTPHNFTRDQALYARGYCWTELKDALPGVDASHWPSLFEHKFLPYALLAFAGIMYIPALGWEFLASTRLTSELNFLLQEIDNCYHRAAEGRAPKIEKQIQSKGPGITEREKREIIENAEKEKSPEQNLFEKYLERRGRSNFLAKLYLARHLFIIFLSIIPITYLSTYYATQKQNEFTCALGEPPDKTSSSKLHIRVNCKLPSVQLQRIIAGVDIVLLCFMNLIILINLIHLFIFRKSNFIFDKLNKVGIKTKKQWQKSQFCDINILAMFCNENRDHIKSLNRLDFITNESDLMYDNVVRQLLAALAQSNHDATPTMRDSGIQTIDPSVDPADIDANEQLIIKRPRKKMKWIPTTNPLPQPFKEQLAIMKVENHKPDKPKPVRRKTATDSLIAPLLESAAKTSQQSSTHKTEQNAMPSTSSEKKHTRHFSLDVHPYILSSKKPKPEIQAIPSMPTSKSQEGGFLNQEENVVVHVTSSLKDTPHPAKEILYSSETCRTVPAAGTFVTCNHNHIATTTAATSMTLNQVKPEPTPALNCNPAHPLLHINTLYEDHEEEVSNIIDNGIHSPTDTGEILSIPTPKQIRLATFDEPMAIVSSVEY; translated from the exons ATGCAACACATCATCGATAACCACCCCGACATGGCCACCGCGCTGCTGGCGGGCGAGAAGCTGAAGGAGCTCATCCTGCCGGGGCAGCAGGATGACAAGGCGGGCGCGCTAGcggctctgctcctccagctgaagCTGGAGCTGCCCTTCGACCGCGTGGTCACCATCGGCACcgtcctcatccccatccttcTCGTCACCCTCGTCTTCACCAAGAACTTCGCCG AGGAGCCAATATACTGTTACACACCACACAACTTCACCCGCGATCAAGCCTTGTATGCCAGAGGATATTGTTGGACAGAATTAAAAGATGCCTTGCCAGGAGTTGATGCCAGCCACTGGCCCTCCTTGTTTGAGCATAAGTTCCTACCTTATGCACTGCTGGCTTTTGCTGGGATAATGTACATTCCAGCTCTGGGCTGGGAGTTTCTGGCCTCCACCCGACTGACTTCAGAGCTTAATTTTTTGCTTCAGGAGATCGATAACTGCTACCACCGTGCAGCTGAAGGGCGGGCACCAAAAATAGAGAAACAGATTCAGTCCAAAGGCCCGGGGATCAccgagagagagaagagagaaatcaTTGAGAATgcggagaaggaaaaaagccctgAACAGAACTTGTTTGAGAAATACCTGGAAAGAAGAGGACGAAGTAACTTTTTAGCTAAGCTTTATCTTGCGAGACATTTGTTCATCATCTTTTTGAGCATCATACCAATTACATACTTATCCACCTACTATGCtacacagaagcaaaatgaatttACATGTGCATTAGGAGAGCCTCCAGACAAAACGAGCAGCTCCAAATTGCACATCAGAGTCAACTGTAAACTGCCATCTGTCCAGCTCCAGCGGATTATTGCTGGTGTAGATATCGTTCTCCTCTGCTTTATGAACTTGATAATCCTCATCAACTTAATTCACCTCTTCATATTTCGCAAGTCCAATTTCATATTTGATAAACTGAACAAAGTTGGAATAAAGACCAAGAAACAGTGGCAGAAGTCCCAGTTTTGTGACATCAATATTTTGGCCATGTTTTGTAATGAAAATCGGGACCACATAAAATCATTGAACCGTCTGGATTTTATTACAAATGAAAGCGATCTGATGTATGACAATGTGGTACGCCAGCTGCTTGCAGCATTGGCCCAGTCCAATCATGATGCCACTCCAACCATGCGTGACTCAGGGATCCAAACGATAGACCCAAGTGTTGATCCAGCAGACATTGATGCTAACGAGCAGCTCATCATTAAGAGACCAAGGAAGAAGATGAAATGGATCCCGACTACCAATCCCCTTCCTCAGCCATTCAAGGAACAGTTAGCCATTATGAAGGTTGAAAACCATAAACCTGACAAACCCAAGCCCGTGCGGAGAAAAACAGCAACGGACAGCCTTATAGCTCCTTTGTTAGAGTCCGCTGCAAAAACCTCACAGCAATCGTCCACTCATAAAACCGAACAAAACGCTATGCCAAGCacaagcagtgaaaaaaaacacacgCGACACTTTTCCTTGGATGTTCATCCATATATACTTAGTAGCAAAAAACCCAAGCCGGAGATTCAAGCCATCCCCTCGATGCCTACGTCTAAAAGCCAAGAAGGTGGATTTTTAAACCAGGAAGAGAATGTCGTAGTACACGTTACCTCCTCTCTCAAAG acaCCCCTCACCCTGCTAAAGAGATCCTGTACTCATCTGAGACATGCAGAactgtgcctgctgctgggacTTTTGTCACGTGTAACCACAACCATATAGCCACAACCACTGCTGCAACGAGTATGACTTTGAACCAAGTCAAACCCGAGCCCACACCTGCACTGAACTGCAACCCAGCCCACCCTTTGCTGCACATCAACACGCTGTATGAGGATCACGAGGAGGAAGTTTCAAACATAATAGACAATGGTATTCACTCACCAACTGACACTGGGGAGATTCTCTCCATCCCTACCCCAAAGCAGATAAGGTTGGCGACATTTGATGAGCCAATGGCAATAGTGAGCTCGGTGGAGTACTGA